A single window of Methylacidimicrobium sp. AP8 DNA harbors:
- a CDS encoding FAD-binding oxidoreductase, producing MDVLVIGGGIAGFTTAYHLAGKGRSVLLLERETRPAYHSTGRSAVFFRGSHGVARVRALCRASRPFFADPPRTLPERRLASPRDALFICSSADLPALEAFVQGARESGTPIERLAPEEACARVPVLRPEYVGGAALETGGMDIHLPALLATLQEGILARGGRIELGAEVREIERKDGLWRVRTSACDYSAPLLVNAAGAWSDRIARLAGARPIGLVPKRRTVMTFRPDPAAGIARWPMVLEVRERFYFRPWGEELLASPADQTPVPPCDAQPEEADCRLLLQRLAEATTLPLGPASRLRRWAGLRSFVPDERPVLGWDPDLPGFFWVAALGGFGIETSPAVGEVAAALLTGEPFPPHVAAEGVCAADFSPERLRIQKNAGG from the coding sequence ATGGACGTCCTGGTCATCGGCGGGGGGATCGCCGGCTTTACGACCGCCTACCACCTGGCCGGGAAAGGCCGTTCGGTCCTCCTCCTCGAGCGGGAGACCAGGCCCGCCTACCATTCGACCGGCCGCTCCGCCGTCTTTTTCCGCGGAAGCCACGGGGTCGCCCGCGTCCGCGCCCTCTGTCGAGCCAGCCGGCCCTTCTTCGCCGATCCCCCGCGAACCCTGCCCGAACGCAGGCTCGCCTCTCCCCGCGATGCTCTCTTCATCTGCTCATCGGCCGATCTGCCCGCTCTGGAAGCCTTCGTGCAAGGGGCAAGAGAGAGCGGGACTCCGATCGAGCGGCTCGCTCCGGAGGAAGCCTGCGCGCGCGTCCCTGTGCTCCGCCCCGAGTACGTGGGTGGAGCCGCTTTGGAAACCGGGGGAATGGATATCCACCTCCCCGCCCTTCTGGCAACCCTGCAGGAAGGCATTCTCGCGCGGGGCGGCCGCATCGAGCTGGGAGCGGAGGTTCGGGAGATCGAGCGGAAGGACGGCCTTTGGCGGGTGCGGACTTCCGCCTGCGACTATTCGGCTCCCCTCCTGGTTAACGCCGCCGGGGCGTGGAGCGACCGGATCGCCCGGCTGGCCGGGGCGAGGCCGATCGGACTCGTGCCCAAGCGGAGAACCGTGATGACCTTCCGGCCGGACCCCGCAGCCGGGATCGCACGCTGGCCGATGGTGCTCGAGGTTCGGGAGCGGTTCTACTTCCGGCCGTGGGGAGAGGAGCTTTTGGCTTCGCCGGCCGACCAGACCCCGGTTCCGCCCTGCGACGCCCAGCCGGAGGAAGCCGACTGCCGGCTGCTCCTCCAGAGGCTGGCCGAAGCGACAACCCTGCCCCTCGGCCCCGCCTCCCGGCTTCGCCGGTGGGCGGGCCTCCGCTCCTTCGTCCCCGACGAGCGCCCGGTCCTCGGATGGGATCCCGACCTTCCCGGCTTCTTTTGGGTCGCGGCGCTCGGCGGCTTCGGAATCGAAACCTCGCCGGCGGTGGGGGAAGTCGCCGCCGCCCTCTTGACCGGAGAGCCCTTCCCTCCCCATGTCGCCGCCGAAGGCGTCTGCGCGGCGGACTTTTCTCCGGAGCGGCTGCGCATCCAGAAAAACGCCGGCGGCTGA
- a CDS encoding phage holin family protein: MGTILIRWLILAIAIFVAAHLKFVGIRYESLSSLLVAALVLGIINALLKPIFVTLTLPFILLTFGLFLIVINALLLYWTGKLVTGFIVPSFGSAIAGAVVISLVRLALEGWL; this comes from the coding sequence ATGGGAACCATCTTGATCCGCTGGCTCATTCTGGCCATCGCCATCTTCGTCGCCGCGCACCTCAAGTTCGTCGGCATCCGCTACGAAAGCCTGAGCTCCCTGCTGGTGGCCGCCCTCGTGCTCGGCATCATCAACGCGTTGCTCAAGCCGATCTTCGTCACCCTCACCCTCCCCTTCATCCTGCTGACCTTCGGCCTCTTCCTGATTGTGATCAACGCGCTGCTCCTGTACTGGACGGGCAAGCTCGTCACGGGCTTCATCGTTCCCTCCTTCGGCTCCGCGATCGCCGGAGCGGTCGTCATCAGCCTGGTCCGGTTGGCGTTGGAAGGTTGGCTCTAG
- a CDS encoding DJ-1/PfpI family protein — MSAKTILLLVGDFVEDYEAMVPFQALRMVGHRVDAVCPGKRAGESVKTAIHDFEGDQTYSEKPGHRFVLNASFAEIDPGRYDALVIPGGRAPEYLRLEPAVLSLVRHFLDERKPVAAICHGAQLLAAAGGLAGRRVSAYPAVGPEVKSAGGFYVELPMTGALVDGNLVTAPGWPAHPEWLARFLELLGTRVIP, encoded by the coding sequence TTGAGTGCCAAGACGATTCTGCTTCTGGTCGGCGACTTCGTCGAAGACTACGAGGCGATGGTGCCCTTCCAGGCCTTGCGGATGGTCGGTCACCGGGTGGACGCGGTCTGCCCTGGAAAACGGGCTGGAGAAAGCGTCAAGACCGCGATTCACGATTTCGAAGGCGATCAGACCTATTCGGAAAAGCCCGGTCACCGCTTCGTCCTGAACGCTTCCTTCGCGGAGATCGATCCCGGCCGCTACGACGCGCTGGTGATCCCCGGAGGAAGGGCCCCGGAGTACCTGCGCCTGGAGCCTGCGGTCCTCTCCCTGGTGCGCCATTTTCTCGACGAACGCAAGCCGGTCGCCGCGATTTGCCATGGCGCCCAGCTGCTCGCCGCTGCCGGAGGGCTGGCCGGGCGGCGGGTATCCGCCTATCCCGCGGTCGGCCCGGAGGTGAAGTCGGCGGGAGGGTTCTACGTCGAGCTCCCGATGACCGGAGCCCTCGTCGACGGCAACCTCGTCACCGCTCCCGGCTGGCCGGCCCATCCGGAATGGCTCGCCCGCTTTCTGGAGCTCTTGGGGACCCGGGTGATCCCCTGA